The genomic stretch TTTTGACAGGTACGCCAAATCGCCGCTGTCCAGACGGATGCCAATGAAATTAATGCGGTCGCCGAATTCCTTGGCAACCCTAATCGCGTTCGGCATGCCTGAACGAAGCGTGTCATACGTGTCAACTAAGAAGACGCAATCCTTATGTGTTTCCGCGTATTTTTTGAAAGCTGTATATTCATCGCGGTAAGCCTGCACAAGCGCATGCGCATGTGTGCCGGAAACCGGGATATTAAAGCGCTTTCCGGCTCTTACATTGCTTGTCGCGCTAAAGCCGCCGATTAAGGCTGCTCTCGCTCCCCACATGGCCGCATCCATTTCGTGCGCCCGTCTTGTTCCGAATTCAAGCGCAACTTCATCACCGATGACGCCTTTAATCCGGGCAGCCTTTGTTGCGATTAATGTTTGATAGTTCACAATGTTGAGCAAAGCTGTTTCAATCAGCTGCGCTTCTACCAGGGGTGCCTCCACCCTCATAATCGGCTCATTGTTAAAAACGAGTTCTCCTTCTTTCATGGAGTAAAGTGAACCTGTAAAAGATAAGCCGCGCAAATATTCAATAAAATCTTCATGATACCCGAGTTCATCCTGTAAATAACTCAAATCGCTATCCGTAAACTTGAAATTTTCCAAGTATTCAATGGCTTTTTCCAAGCCCGCAAATACGGCATAGCCATTTTCAAACGGAAGCCTTCTGAAAAACAGCTCAAAAATCGCTTTCTTTTCATGAATGCCGTCTCTCCAGTACGTTTCCGCCATATTGATCTGATAAAGGTCTGTATGTAATGACAGGCTGTCATCTTTAAATCCGTACTCTAACACTGTTTTTCCCCTTCCTTACTCTGCCACTTGCGCTCCGATGCTGTTTGCAAAATGGGAAAGAGCCCATGCGTGCCCCTCCTGATTAAAGCTGGCAACAGCTTGTTTATGCACAACAATCCGAAAACCTTTGTTGTATGCGTCAACAGCTGTATGCAACACACAAATATCTGTGCAGACACCGGCAAGATGCAGTTCGCCAATCTGCCGCTCTCTGAGTTTGAGCTCTAAATCAGTTCCCGCAAAAGCAGAATATCTCGTTTTTTCCATGTAGTAAACATTAGGTTCATGTTCATGTTTCTGATATAGAGGCAAAAGCTTTCCGTACAGATCTTTTCCTTCCGTGCCTTTTATATTATGCGGAGGAAAAAGACGGGTTTCAGGGTGATATTGATCCCCTTCATCATGAGAATCTACTGCTAATACGACGTAATCACCGTTTGTGATGAATTCTTTAGTTAAATTGACGATCGCCTCTTCAATCATTCTGCCGGGCTCCCCGCAGGTCAATTTTCCGTCACTCGCCACAAAATCATTCGTATAATCAATACAAATAAGTGCTTTTTTCATAGCCGGCCTCCCCGCCATCAGTATGAGAACATTATATCTTATCTCCAGTTGTAAGTGAATTGCCATGAACAAAAAGACAAACGGTCCGTTTGTCTCTTACGATTTCAGTACTGACCGATTATAAATGTCGTCCTGAATATATATCAATTCACGATTCACAGCGATATCAGCCGCAATGACGATGCCTAAGGGCGTATGAAACTGGAGATCAGATACAATCTTGAAAGGCACTCCGTACCGGCTCGCCATTTGGATATAAGAAGAGTAAGACTGATACTGAAGCTCTCCATTAATCAAAAGGGTGACGTTATGGCTGTTTTTCAGCTCGTGCTCTGCCTCTTTATACGGTTTGCTTCTAAGCACCTGTCCTTTCGTCAGTGCCAAAACGACTCTTTCTCTTAAAGAGCCTAAAAACAAATGGCGCTCGTCAGGCTTTGTCTCCAAAGGCCCATACATTCCTTGCTGCAAATAGAGATCCATTTTATCTTCACTCAAAAGCCTGTCCTCCCGTCTTGTTTGTCTTCATTATCACCTGATCAGGCAGGAGCTAAACTTTCAAGCGCCGTTTACATTTCTGTTACCCAATGAATGATTTTTTTGGCCAGCTCACCAGCAGGGGTTTCCTCTGTATGCCGGCGCAACGACGCTTCCAGCCGTTCAGGCAGAGTTGCTTTATCTTCTTCATAGGAAATGATCGTGCTCCACTCCAGCTGCGGTACCGCTACAAGCGTGCGCAGTTCTTTTCTGTTTTCATGCAGATACACGTCCGTGATCATTCCGGTTTGCGTATTGATATTTGCTTTTCTGATTTTCATAACATGACCTCTCTATTCAAAGACTACCCATATTATACAATAAAAAAGCAACAGCCTCTTGTGAAAAGGCTGTTACCCGTTAAACGAAACTGTTTCATCAGTGATATCGGCATCTTTGAAGAGAGTTTTACTCGTTTGGTTGTTAATCTTCACAAAATCACCAAGCTGAAATGTGCCTGACCCCGCCCCTGAATGAGCGACGCTTTTGGGCGAAATCGCAAATACGTCTCCAAAGCTTGCCGCGGCATTATCCGTAACTGACATGATATAAATCGGCCCCACAATTGCAGGCATTTCCCCACCTCCGCATTGATTTACAGCATCATATGCAAGGAGCCGATAATGGTGCCCGCCTATTCAGCTGGCTTTGCGTTTTCCTCGAGTCGTGACCGCTGGCGCAGCTTGATCAAGCGGACAATATTCAGGAAGAACGCCTTCACTACCGCATAAACCGGCACCGCTAAAATCATGCCGAGAATTCCGCCGAAGCTTCCCGCTCCGATTAATAGCAAAATAATCGTAAGCGGATGGGTATTCAGCCGCTTTCCGATCACAAGAGGAGACAGCAGGTTTCCGTCCAGCTGCTGAACGATGACGACCACAATAATCGCAAACAGCGCTTTGGCCGGCGAGTCCATAAAACCGACAATGACAGCCGGCGCGGCACCGAGAAAAGGCCCGACATAGGGAATGATATTGGTAATCGCCATGACAATCCCAAGAATCAGGGCATACGGCAGTCCGGCAATTAAATAGCCGATAAAACACGCTGTTCCGACAAAAAGACAGATTAACAGCTGCCCCTGGAAATATGCCGCAAGCGTATCGGATAAATCTTTAAAAATCTTTAAGCCTTCTGTCCGATAAGAAGCCGGTAGAATTTTTACTGCCAAATGCGGAAAGCGGTGTCCGTCTTTCAGCATGTAAAAAAGGATAAATGGAACAGTAATAATAACAAGCGTGATGTTTGTCACGACACCAAACACCGCAGATAAACTGGACGTGATATTTTGCGGCAGGTTTTGGAGAAAACTTGTCAATGACTGTTCAATTTTTGATATCGATACATAATCCTGGTTCATCATCCAGGTAAACCATTGAGAATGGGACAAATCCTTTGTCAGCGCCTGAATCTGTTTTATATAATCAGGAAGGTTGTTAAACAGCCCTGTCACCTGTGCGGTGATGATAGGTCCGACTGACGCTGAAATAAAGGCAAGCAAACCGATAAACAGTAAATAGATCAATAGAATGGATAATGTCCGCGGAATTTTTTTCTCAAGCAGGCGGACGACCGGATTAAATATGAAATACAAAATTCCCGCAATTAGCATCGGGAAAAACAATGTCGAGATAAAAACAATAAACGGCTGAAATACAAATGAAACTTTTGTTGCTACAAAAATAATCAGCAAAACAAATAAAATCTGCAATGTCCAAAAATGGACTTTTGATTTCAACAAGCTTTGTTCCTCCTAGTTTTTCTTTGTCTGTCAGATAAAAGAACTTATACCCCATCATTGTAACAAAAATGAACTCATATCAGAACTCTTAATATAATGAAAGGAGTGTTGGTGATGAAGGCCGTGACATACGATACAGATTCAGAACTGGCTTATATCTATGTTCTTCCTCCGAAAAAGAACAGGAATGTACGGACTGAGGAGCTCAGAGTCAATGATTGTCTCCTGCTGGATATCAGCCAAGATGGCAAAATCGCCGGATTCGAATGTTTTGGTGAGGCAGCACACCTCTGTGCCCCATTTGCCGGGAAATCCCGGCTGTATGTAAAAGATTCAGACGGTTATCATTTTCGGGTCTGCCAGCATGCTTCAGTCCGTTCCTGCTATACGGTGTACCGTGTCACTTTCTGTTTTTCAGATGGTGACTATCAGGAATTTGCCGGCTTTGACCTTGATGGAACAATGTATCATAGTGCGTTTTTACAGCGCTTAACTGAAAAATAGGACGTCCTGTTGTACGCCTATTTTTCATGCGCAAGCACTGTTAGACCCGCTCACTGTAATCTGGGGTGACGGAAATCATGTGCTGGATTCTGATCAAACAAACAGAATTTCGGGCTCCTTCAATTGTGATATGGTCAGGTTTTACATCGATCAGTCTGCCTCTGACCGTATCTCGTACTGTCTGTATAACGAACCTTGAGCCGATGAGCTTTTTAATGGTCTGATAGACATAAGGATCGACTAAAGAGACCAGTTGCGGACTACCTTGGTTGACCATACTTTTATCCCCTTTGTGTGTTTTATCTCAGCTTATGCCGCGCTTATGGATAATGACACAGGCTTACCTGATAAAACAAAGGGGTGCGGAGATTTTAGGAGAATACGTTTGGAGGCGGGTGTAAAGGAAGTATCGATGAAGCGGAGACAGCGAAGAAAGCTGGCGCTGTTCCGTACTTATACAGGCTTTATCACGGATGCCTGGGCTTGGTCGATTAATTGGTCCAGCTTTTCTATTTTTTTTCGTGCGGTTGAAGGATCAATTTGGCGGTAATGATGGTGGCCGCCCGGCTCTTCATCCAGTTCGTCCGCTTTTTTGACAATCTGCTGCAGTGTGTTTTTATCTAATTCGCCTTCAGGCAAATAGGAATCTGTATGAAGCAAAATGGCTAGTGCAATCTCTTTTGCTGCTTTCGGTTCCTCGCCAAGCCGAATCAGAAGTTTATGCGCCCGTTCCGCCCCTTTAATGGCATGAATGTCATTTCTTTTGTATTTCTCATAATCCCACTTTCCGTCTGTATACCATTCATAATGGCCAATGTCATGAAGCAGTGCCGCTTTTGCTGCTAAATCAGGATTAATGTCAGCCTTCACAGACAGCCTGTATGCATGATAAGCGCAGGCAATCGCATGTGCCACGCCGGAACGCTGAAGATATTTTTGTGCAATTGGATGGGTGAAAACATCCATTAATGTAACCTTTCTCATGGAAACCCCTCCTTTAGATATTTTTAGAATCCTAACATAATTTGCAGAGAAACTCAATTCTTATGTCACATCATTTTGATCTTCTTATCATCATTGTTATACCCTAAAAGCAACGTTTCAGTCAGTATATGCGGCTGTTCAATAAAATGCGCTGGCTGCAGCCTTTTGTATAAAAAAAAGAGCAGAAAATATCTGCTCTACAAAAACTCTTTAATATCATAAATGCGGCCGTTTTCCGTCCCTTTTTCTAGTAAAGAAAGCAGCGTGCCGGCAATAAAGTCCGGACTGCGAAGGCTTCCTGTTTCATTTAATTTCCGGAATCGTTCAATGTGGTGGAAATCCTTTTTCGATGAAGAACGGATGACGGCCTGCATCTCAGTGTCCATCACTCCAGGTGAGAACGAAATCATGTTCACCGGCAGCTCTTCATCCTCCTGTTCAAATCCGAATGTCCTCGTAAACATGTCGAGCCCGGCTTTTGAACTGCAATACGCGCTCCATCCCTTATATGGATTTTTGGCGGCTCCTGAAGTAATGTTGACAACCGTCTTTTTGCCGCTGTATGAAGCAAACCGTTTTGTAAACAGCTGACTCAAAAGCACGGGCGCAGTCAGGTTCAGCTGATAATGGCGCTGAAGCTCGTCAAGAGACGCTTCGCCGGCACGTTTGATCGGCGTTACCATTCCGGCGTTATTAATAAGGGTAATACCAGAATAACGATCTGAATCGATGGATGAGAGCAATGTTTCAAATTGCTGTTCAGCTTCTTCGAGATTGATGAGGTCTATTTGATGCTGCGTTAGTTTTTTGTGAGAGACATCTGTTTTCGTTCTGGATAAGGCATGGACTTCATGCCCCTTTTCTAAAGCCTGTAATGCAATGGCTTGACCCAGCCCTTTTGACGCTCCGGTGATGATATAAAGTTCCATTGGAAACCTCCTTTTCCGTTATTATTGTACGGCACCTCTTTTACACAACACAAGCACGCGGCCTACGCCTTCTTGTTTTCCTGCGCTGTGACTTTTGGGATGAGGAACACGATGCCTGCAATTCCGAGCAGGATCAGTACGACATAGATCATCGGCAGCAGCAATGATGATGTTTCTTGTTCATCTTCTGTTTCCGTTGATGATGTCTTTGTCATTGGTTTTTCAGCAAAAGTAATTCCAAGCTGTTTCGACTGGGCCGCAATCGTGTTGGAATCCTCGGCATTTGTTGATGTAAACAAATCTTTTATCAGCTCGGCGTCCTTGTCCTTCGGTTTATCAAAAGTGATATCCTTTTGTTCCTCAGGCAGTTCTGTTTTTTCTTCATAGTAGGTATCTTCATGCAAATAATTCGTATCGATTTCGATGTCTTTTTTCTCATACTGGTTTGGCGCGACATCTGTATTTTCTTCAGTTTGGGCAGCCGCTGCAGAGGGTATGAAAAGGGAAAAGGAGAGCATACAAATCATGATCCCCTTTTCCATGCTGCGATCACGCTTCATACGTTTCATCGCTTTCTGCTGTGTGTTCAGCCATCAACCGGATAATCAGCGGCAGAGCCACGGCAATCACCGTAATGATCAGCAGAACTGTTATTCCCATTGTAAACAAGTGCCCAGTACCGTACTGGATGTCGATATATACTTTCGAAACCGGATCTTCAAATGTAAAGTTCGGCATGATCAAATCAATAAGCGGTGCGACATAGAATAGGATCATTGCTGCTGAAGCAACCCAGCCAGGGATTGATCCGAATCTGAATGCCGTCCGGATGAAGGCAGAGCTTGCGACCAGCAATAGAATCGTAAACACCGACCACTTAATCGTCTGATCGTCCGGCAGTGAATAAATATTCAAGCCGAACAAGCTGATCATAAGTCCGACAAGGATATTCAGAATTCCGAATAACGCTCCTTTGACGAGAAGCGGTGCGTTTTGGTAATACGAGCTGAAATAGCCGATTAACAGACTGCTGATCAACACAATGACAAGGATGACAACCGGAGGTACCGTCTGAATTTTTTCTTCCGGAACCTCTCCGCTGATTTTAAGCGGATTCGCTAAGTAATCATATACATAGCCATTGTTTTGCCCGTCTACTAATGTATTTCCGAGTATGCCGTATACGTCATTTCGCACGAGTTTCGTGGAGGCGACATTTTTCCCCCAGTTGTTGTTTAAGGTGTCGGCTTTCGCTTGAACATCATTAACGCTTTGCTGCATGTTGGTTGTGTAATCAATGATGCCGGACTGGCGATCAGACAATGAACCCATCATGTCTGACATTTGCAGCACTTCCTGGCCGACCGTATCTTGGACACTCAGTGCCATGGTACCAGACAGCCCATCGTTGCTGAACGTCGCAGATTCCTGTGTTGCGCCCGTTACAAGCTGTTCTGACGCTTTTGCGGCACTTTCAGAGATTTTCGTCAGTTCGTCGAGAACACCTGCTTGAGAGTCACGGATATAGCCGCTGTAGTCGTCCGCAAATTTGGTCATGCCGTCGATGAAGCTGTTAATATCCTCATCTGTTTGCATCGTGTTGTTTTTGAGAGCTTCCCAGCTGGCTGATTCTTCAGGTGTGAGAGCCAGGACTGATTGGACGTTGCCATCTTGCTCTTGGATGACTTCACCTTTAATAATAGTCAAAGAGCCTAGATCCAGATTATCATTTAGCGTAGACTTATATAAATTTAAAGAGTTGTAATACTTCATCAAGTTAGAAATATTATCAGTTTCAATTCTACTTGAAAAAATTGAACTTAGTTTTTCTTTCTGATCTATATAGCCTCTACTCTGCAAAGTTTGTATTATTTCGTCTTCCAAATTGTATATTAACCTATAAGCATCATTGACATTATTATCAAAATCAACCAACTTTTTTGTTAAGTCACCAATTTGATCATTTAATTTTGAAACTGTTTTATTTAACTCTTTAATTTCTTGATTTAACTCATCAATATGTTTCTCTAGTTTGTTGTTATGTTCCTCTTGTTTTTCTTGAAGTGCATTTTCTATTTCCTCTAATTTTATCGCTGCTTCGTTCAGACGTTTTTTTGCACCTGAAATATCAGTTTCACCGTCAGCTCCGTCACCCTGTAGCCCATCACTTTGATTTGAGCCATCGTTTTCATCTGCGAGTTCAATCAAAGAGAAATCTGTTTTAGAGGTTCCTGTATTCTCCGTGTTTGTATCTTGTTCAGGAACGTTTTTTGAAGATTCTTGATGTTTTTGTCCCGTTTCAATGTTAGTTTGAACATCATTTTGTGATCCATTATCTTGAGTACCCTCTTCTGATGAGCCAGTATCTTCATTTGTTGGCTGATCATCGGATGTTGGAATATCATTCGACGGTTCTTCAGTATTAGGAGAATCATCGGTTGATGGTTCTTCAGCATCGGGTGTTGTTGGTTTTTCTTGTTCAGGTTCTTTTAACCCTTCAGAGATATCTTTAATTTCAGTTGCAACATTTTTGAGCTCATCCCGCTGCTTCTCTAAATCCAATTTTATATCTTCAATATCTTCCTTATCTGTGTCATCTTTATTATCAGATGTGTCTTCTCCATCTTCCTTTTCGTCGCTTTCCTTAGGTTTAAGTAAACTAAGGCGGTTCTTCCCGATATTCTCTTGCAATTGATTTAAATTTTGATATTTAATAGCTTCATATTGACTTTTATATCGAGATAGAAATGCATTAAACATGTCATTCTCAATTTTTTTCATACCCATTTCTTGCAATGGCACTTGATTTTGCCTTAACTTTTCAGCATTGTTCAACGCAAGGTTTGTCAGTCCTATTTGTGTCTTCGCTTGGCCGATCCCGGTTGCCAATCCGCTCATGCGTTCGCTGAACTGATTCGCCTTTTGCTGTGCCTGGATGGCATCCAGACCTGTCCGGATTTGCTGCTGTGTTGAATCCTGGGCTGCCAAAAGCAGCTTTTTCTGATTCTCTTGATATTCTTTGTACCTTTCAACTGTATCAATGAATTCTTTCAGCGTGTTTTTGGCTTCCTCCGCCGTAGAAGCTTTTTCTTTTGTCGTGCCTTGCGCTTCATTCATTGATTTCTTCAGCTCATCGATTAAGTCTTTTTGCTGTTTGATTTCACCTGCTAAATCATTAGAGCTTGGTTTGTAAAAGTTGTACATGACATTCTGGAATTCAGATTCTTTATTGACGATCTTGTCAAATTCTCCTCTGATGTTGTCCACTTTTTGCGAAACAAAATTCCAGTATAAGGCCGACATTTTTTTGTTCATTGTCTTTTGGGCATCCTCAAGCTCACGCTGAACTTTTTCTTTGTTAACCGCATTCAGGTTATCTTGAATGCTGAATTCGAGCGTTGCCTTTTGAGGATGGTCTTTGTCATAGCTCAAAATGTTTTTTGAGAAGTCTGAGGGAATGTAGACAATCGCATCGTATTTCTTTGAAGCGAGACCGGTCTCGGCCGCGCTTCGGTTTACGACCGTCCACGAATAATCAGGACGTTCACCCAGAACGGCCGCTACTTCCTTGCCGAACTGGGCGGATTTGTCCTCTTCATCAGACTTTACCTCATCACTCAATACGCCTGTGTCTTCATTCACCACCGCGATTTGCCGGGTAGAATTGACTGCTTTTTTCGTTGGGTCGTCTCCGATAAATCGGAAAAACAACACCGGCAGCAGCAAAATGATGATGACGGCGGATATTAACTTGATCAAGCTTTTTCGTTGTTCTGTCATCTAGCACTCTCCCTTTCAGCAGAACATAAAGGAATTTGAACTTTTTGCTCCTTCCCGTTTTCCACAACATATCCGAAGCCCGGCTGAATCTCAGGCTCCTGTCTTTGGTACGGGAGAGGAATGACATTTTGCTCAGACTTTTTCATCAGCAGAATCGCGTGGCGGATTTGCTTCATCTCAGTCGTCAAGGAGTCATAGCCTTTTGAGAATTCGCTGTGGTTTCCGCCCGGGATAAAGCTGAACCCAAGATGAGCGTATGATTTCATGAAGTTAGCGAGACGATCTTGTATTCTCGTATCAATCGTCTGCTGGAATCTCGTTATCCCGTCAATCATCAGCACGACTTGTGAGAATCGCAGATTTTGTGCGTCTCCTTGGCGGACGGCTTCTACATACATGGCTTCTCTTGTTTTGAAAATGTCTTCTGCTGTTTCAATCCACTGCTCAATATCTTCTTTCGTTTCCAAATATGAAACATCTGATTCCTTCGCATAATGAGATAAGCCGCGGTCAATCGAGTCAAACAGGCCGATCATTTCGGTTTCATCATCAATCAGATGTTCAAGCATGACTTTTAGGACGTTTGTTTTCCCGCGCTGAGTTTGGCCTAAAATCAGGCAGTGCTTATGCTTGCCCAAATCAAAATAGACTGGGCTGACTGTTTCTTCATGAAGCCCGATCGGTACAGATAAAGGCTTGCGTTCCAGCTTGAAGCGGATAGACAATTCTCTCGTCGACAAGCTCTCAGGCAGCATCGGAATCGGTGCCGGCTGCTCCATTGAAGCAAATCGCCCTTGAAGTTTCTGTACGTCTGATTTCAGCTCGTTGAACATGCCGATATCATCATCGGCGTCAACAGGCAGGAACATTTGCGCGAAATAAAGCTCTTCCTTTTGAATGATGACGCGTCCCGGAATCGGCTCAAGATTGAATTTCGGACGGCCGTAAATGGAATATCCTTCTGATTGATCCATGAGATAATGGACAATCTTTGTTTTCAAGTTATTTAACAATGACTGGCGGACAGCATTCACCCGCGTTGCTGTCAGCATAAAGTAGATACCCAAGCTTTGTCCGTCTCTGGAAAGCTGGACAAATTCCGATTCAAGCTCATGCATCTCATCCTTGACAATGTCAAAGTTGTCAATGGTGATAAAAATGAATGGAAGCTCTTCTTCGCTCAGCGCATTGTACATTTTGATGTGGCTGATTTCTTTTTCCCGGAACAAACGTTTACGGCGGTCAATTTCTTCTTTGATGCGAATCATGAACTTTTCAATTTTCCTTGACTGGTCCATCAGGAAGTAATCCGCGGTATGCGGGAGCTTCGCTAATGGCAGCAGCGTTCCGTTTCCGAAATCAAAGATATAGACATGAAGCTCTTCAGGTGTGTATACGTCCGCAAAACTCATCAGGAACGTTGCGGCTGCAATCGATTTTCCGTAGCCCGAAGAGCCGAAGATGCCGATATTTCCATCTTCCATCATCTT from Bacillus subtilis subsp. subtilis str. 168 encodes the following:
- the yueC gene encoding ESX secretion system YueC protein (Evidence 1a: Function from experimental evidences in the studied strain; PubMedId: 15576783, 24798022; Product type t: transporter), which produces MLSFSLFIPSAAAAQTEENTDVAPNQYEKKDIEIDTNYLHEDTYYEEKTELPEEQKDITFDKPKDKDAELIKDLFTSTNAEDSNTIAAQSKQLGITFAEKPMTKTSSTETEDEQETSSLLLPMIYVVLILLGIAGIVFLIPKVTAQENKKA
- the yueH gene encoding hypothetical protein (Evidence 4: Unknown function but conserved in other organisms); protein product: MKIRKANINTQTGMITDVYLHENRKELRTLVAVPQLEWSTIISYEEDKATLPERLEASLRRHTEETPAGELAKKIIHWVTEM
- the yueG gene encoding putative spore germination protein (Evidence 3: Putative function from multiple computational evidences; Product type f: factor), with the protein product MPAIVGPIYIMSVTDNAAASFGDVFAISPKSVAHSGAGSGTFQLGDFVKINNQTSKTLFKDADITDETVSFNG
- the yuzF gene encoding hypothetical protein (Evidence 4: Unknown function but conserved in other organisms) gives rise to the protein MVNQGSPQLVSLVDPYVYQTIKKLIGSRFVIQTVRDTVRGRLIDVKPDHITIEGARNSVCLIRIQHMISVTPDYSERV
- the pncB gene encoding nicotinate phosphoribosyltransferase (Evidence 2a: Function from experimental evidences in other organisms; PubMedId: 4296374, 12682299, 16199587, 24564896; Product type e: enzyme); its protein translation is MLEYGFKDDSLSLHTDLYQINMAETYWRDGIHEKKAIFELFFRRLPFENGYAVFAGLEKAIEYLENFKFTDSDLSYLQDELGYHEDFIEYLRGLSFTGSLYSMKEGELVFNNEPIMRVEAPLVEAQLIETALLNIVNYQTLIATKAARIKGVIGDEVALEFGTRRAHEMDAAMWGARAALIGGFSATSNVRAGKRFNIPVSGTHAHALVQAYRDEYTAFKKYAETHKDCVFLVDTYDTLRSGMPNAIRVAKEFGDRINFIGIRLDSGDLAYLSKKARKMLDEAGFTDAKVIASSDLDEHTIMNLKAQGARIDVWGVGTKLITAYDQPALGAVYKLVAIEEDGKMVDTIKISSNPEKVTTPGRKKVYRIINQSNHHSEGDYIALYDEQVNDQKRLRMFHPVHTFISKFVTNFYAKDLHELIFEKGILCYQNPEISDIQQYVQDNLSLLWEEYKRISKPEEYPVDLSEDCWSNKMQRIHEVKSRIEEELEEE
- the yueI gene encoding hypothetical protein (Evidence 4: Unknown function but conserved in other organisms), giving the protein MSEDKMDLYLQQGMYGPLETKPDERHLFLGSLRERVVLALTKGQVLRSKPYKEAEHELKNSHNVTLLINGELQYQSYSSYIQMASRYGVPFKIVSDLQFHTPLGIVIAADIAVNRELIYIQDDIYNRSVLKS
- the yueF gene encoding putative integral inner membrane protein (Evidence 3: Putative function from multiple computational evidences; PubMedId: 10960106, 15849754, 16850406; Product type m: membrane component), which gives rise to MLKSKVHFWTLQILFVLLIIFVATKVSFVFQPFIVFISTLFFPMLIAGILYFIFNPVVRLLEKKIPRTLSILLIYLLFIGLLAFISASVGPIITAQVTGLFNNLPDYIKQIQALTKDLSHSQWFTWMMNQDYVSISKIEQSLTSFLQNLPQNITSSLSAVFGVVTNITLVIITVPFILFYMLKDGHRFPHLAVKILPASYRTEGLKIFKDLSDTLAAYFQGQLLICLFVGTACFIGYLIAGLPYALILGIVMAITNIIPYVGPFLGAAPAVIVGFMDSPAKALFAIIVVVIVQQLDGNLLSPLVIGKRLNTHPLTIILLLIGAGSFGGILGMILAVPVYAVVKAFFLNIVRLIKLRQRSRLEENAKPAE
- the yueE gene encoding putative metal-dependent phosphohydrolase (Evidence 3: Putative function from multiple computational evidences; Product type e: enzyme); the protein is MRKVTLMDVFTHPIAQKYLQRSGVAHAIACAYHAYRLSVKADINPDLAAKAALLHDIGHYEWYTDGKWDYEKYKRNDIHAIKGAERAHKLLIRLGEEPKAAKEIALAILLHTDSYLPEGELDKNTLQQIVKKADELDEEPGGHHHYRQIDPSTARKKIEKLDQLIDQAQASVIKPV
- the yuzE gene encoding hypothetical protein (Evidence 4: Unknown function but conserved in other organisms), whose protein sequence is MKAVTYDTDSELAYIYVLPPKKNRNVRTEELRVNDCLLLDISQDGKIAGFECFGEAAHLCAPFAGKSRLYVKDSDGYHFRVCQHASVRSCYTVYRVTFCFSDGDYQEFAGFDLDGTMYHSAFLQRLTEK
- the pncA gene encoding nicotinamidase; NAD salvage pathway (Evidence 2a: Function from experimental evidences in other organisms; PubMedId: 15135535, 17382284, 18616465, 24340054, 24512664; Product type e: enzyme), with amino-acid sequence MKKALICIDYTNDFVASDGKLTCGEPGRMIEEAIVNLTKEFITNGDYVVLAVDSHDEGDQYHPETRLFPPHNIKGTEGKDLYGKLLPLYQKHEHEPNVYYMEKTRYSAFAGTDLELKLRERQIGELHLAGVCTDICVLHTAVDAYNKGFRIVVHKQAVASFNQEGHAWALSHFANSIGAQVAE
- the bznD gene encoding benzil reductase (benzoin forming) (Evidence 1c: Function from experimental evidences in the studied genus; PubMedId: 11745140, 21670841; Product type e: enzyme), with product MELYIITGASKGLGQAIALQALEKGHEVHALSRTKTDVSHKKLTQHQIDLINLEEAEQQFETLLSSIDSDRYSGITLINNAGMVTPIKRAGEASLDELQRHYQLNLTAPVLLSQLFTKRFASYSGKKTVVNITSGAAKNPYKGWSAYCSSKAGLDMFTRTFGFEQEDEELPVNMISFSPGVMDTEMQAVIRSSSKKDFHHIERFRKLNETGSLRSPDFIAGTLLSLLEKGTENGRIYDIKEFL